A single genomic interval of Rosistilla ulvae harbors:
- a CDS encoding ATP-binding response regulator, whose amino-acid sequence MSDEPRLILVVDDSATQLAQMRMLLEKAGYRTLTADDGEQALSVAREHNPDLVVTDLEMPGMSGLDLVMMLNMESPQLPVVLTTSRGSEELAVEALQAGAASYVPKRNLAKDLADTIERTISVADSERQRLSFAKYIRTVAIELELNNDDTLLSQILARLEAPLVELGIVTEATRMHIGIALDEALRNAMIHGNLEVPSSLRDESCGQAYIDLIQARLKDEQYASRRVNVSLTANPEQAVFVITDQGPGFDVNSLPDPTDPENWEAVSGRGLLLIRSFMDEVQHNDAGNQITMVKLRVDPDAVDDDDDDDDCCDSSDDD is encoded by the coding sequence ATGTCCGATGAACCTCGCCTGATTTTGGTCGTTGACGACAGCGCGACCCAGTTGGCTCAGATGCGGATGCTGCTGGAAAAGGCGGGCTATCGAACGTTGACAGCGGACGATGGCGAACAGGCTCTCTCGGTCGCTCGCGAACACAATCCCGATCTGGTCGTCACCGATCTCGAGATGCCCGGCATGTCGGGACTCGATCTGGTGATGATGCTGAACATGGAGTCGCCGCAGTTGCCCGTCGTGCTAACGACCTCGCGCGGCAGCGAAGAATTGGCGGTCGAAGCGTTGCAGGCCGGAGCGGCCAGTTATGTCCCCAAACGCAATTTGGCGAAAGATCTTGCCGACACGATCGAACGGACGATTTCGGTCGCCGATTCCGAGCGCCAGCGATTGTCGTTTGCCAAATATATTCGCACCGTCGCGATCGAATTGGAGTTAAACAACGACGATACGCTGCTGTCGCAGATCCTGGCCCGACTGGAAGCGCCGTTGGTCGAACTGGGGATCGTCACCGAAGCGACGCGAATGCACATCGGGATCGCGCTCGATGAGGCGCTTCGCAACGCCATGATTCACGGCAACCTAGAGGTTCCCAGTTCGCTTCGCGATGAGAGCTGCGGGCAGGCATACATCGATCTGATTCAAGCCCGTCTGAAGGACGAACAATACGCATCGCGACGCGTCAATGTCTCGCTGACCGCAAACCCCGAACAGGCGGTTTTTGTGATCACCGATCAAGGCCCAGGGTTTGATGTCAACAGCTTGCCCGATCCGACCGATCCGGAGAATTGGGAAGCGGTCAGCGGTCGCGGTCTGCTTTTGATCCGATCGTTTATGGACGAGGTCCAGCACAACGATGCGGGGAATCAAATCACGATGGTCAAGCTGCGCGTCGATCCCGATGCGGTCGACGACGATGATGACGACGACGATTGCTGCGATTCGAGCGACGACGACTGA
- a CDS encoding serine/threonine protein kinase yields the protein MTEPTGDNDIDSDQQLAELLSDLADRVARNVPVDLEQVCRQHPGLSDDLRNLWGAVVVAGAVGETYQDEIDGGAKTAEINDRMFQLPQRVGDYELLQEIGRGGMGVVYRARQISLGREVAVKMMAQGRLASDSDQARFDSEAISAAKLEHPGIVPVFDVAEFEGRSFFSMQYVPGPTLADRIQDGLLPQREAARIVSQVARAVEFAHSRGVLHRDLKPSNILIDSHGRPLVTDFGLAKQIADETHVTRSGAVIGTPCYMSPEQAAGRRGLIGPASDVYSLGCVLYHALVGRPPLVSDSVVEMVMMVLEQEPLPPRALRQGIDRDLEMIVIKCLQKPADLRYATAAELADDLDAFLNSEPVAARSGRFAQVVARALRETHHAAVLENWGVLWMWHSLVLFVACAFTWRLQAYGITNHLAFASLWTVGWVAWATVFWVLRRRMGPVTFVERQIAHVWGASMLGIAALFPMEASLGLPVLSLTPLVGVIAAMVFVVKAAMLSGAFYIQVAALLLSAVAMAVWPAQAHLIFGVVAAGSFFFPGLKYYRQRRRNERLNAAARGHEPS from the coding sequence GTGACAGAGCCGACTGGCGACAACGATATCGATAGCGATCAGCAGCTGGCTGAGCTGTTGTCCGATCTGGCCGACCGCGTAGCTCGCAACGTGCCGGTCGATTTGGAACAGGTTTGCCGCCAGCATCCTGGATTGTCCGACGATCTACGGAATCTTTGGGGGGCCGTTGTCGTCGCAGGTGCCGTGGGCGAGACGTACCAGGACGAGATCGACGGCGGCGCGAAGACCGCAGAGATCAACGATCGGATGTTTCAATTGCCCCAGCGTGTTGGCGATTATGAATTGCTGCAGGAGATTGGCCGCGGCGGGATGGGAGTCGTCTATCGGGCTCGGCAGATCAGCCTGGGCCGCGAAGTTGCTGTCAAAATGATGGCTCAGGGGCGTTTGGCTAGCGACAGCGATCAAGCTCGTTTCGATTCCGAAGCGATCTCGGCGGCCAAGTTGGAGCATCCGGGGATCGTCCCGGTATTCGACGTCGCCGAGTTTGAGGGGCGTTCTTTTTTCAGTATGCAATATGTTCCTGGTCCGACGCTGGCCGATCGGATCCAGGACGGCTTGCTGCCGCAGCGCGAGGCGGCGCGGATCGTTAGCCAGGTGGCCCGAGCTGTCGAGTTCGCCCATTCTCGAGGCGTTCTGCATCGCGATCTCAAACCGTCGAACATATTGATCGATTCTCATGGGCGACCGCTGGTCACCGATTTCGGTTTGGCAAAACAGATTGCCGATGAGACCCATGTCACCCGCAGCGGGGCGGTGATCGGGACGCCCTGTTATATGTCGCCCGAACAGGCCGCCGGCCGACGAGGATTGATCGGACCGGCAAGCGATGTCTACAGCCTGGGCTGCGTGCTGTATCACGCGTTGGTCGGCCGGCCGCCATTGGTTTCCGATTCGGTTGTCGAGATGGTGATGATGGTGTTGGAGCAGGAGCCGTTGCCACCACGCGCTTTGCGTCAGGGGATCGATCGCGATTTGGAGATGATCGTGATCAAATGCCTCCAGAAACCAGCGGATTTACGGTATGCCACCGCCGCGGAATTGGCCGACGATCTCGATGCCTTCCTGAACAGCGAACCGGTGGCCGCGCGGAGCGGAAGGTTCGCTCAGGTCGTCGCCCGGGCGCTTCGCGAAACGCATCACGCGGCGGTGCTAGAGAATTGGGGCGTGTTGTGGATGTGGCACAGTCTGGTGCTGTTTGTCGCGTGTGCGTTTACGTGGAGATTGCAAGCCTATGGGATCACGAACCATCTCGCCTTCGCCTCGCTCTGGACCGTTGGCTGGGTCGCTTGGGCGACCGTCTTCTGGGTCTTGCGACGACGGATGGGGCCGGTGACCTTTGTCGAGCGGCAGATCGCGCACGTCTGGGGCGCCAGCATGTTGGGGATCGCGGCGTTGTTTCCGATGGAGGCCAGTTTGGGGCTGCCGGTGCTGAGCCTGACGCCGTTGGTGGGCGTGATCGCGGCGATGGTCTTTGTCGTCAAAGCGGCGATGTTGAGCGGTGCGTTCTACATCCAAGTCGCCGCGCTCTTGTTGTCGGCTGTGGCGATGGCGGTTTGGCCAGCGCAAGCCCATCTGATCTTCGGCGTCGTCGCCGCCGGATCGTTCTTCTTTCCGGGGCTGAAGTACTATCGTCAGCGCCGCCGCAACGAGCGTCTCAATGCGGCGGCGCGTGGTCACGAGCCGAGTTAA
- a CDS encoding OmpP1/FadL family transporter has protein sequence MKTLIIPQIFATTVAFLVAGSLSAQGIVLPGAGPINRSMGGASTAAPIDAAGALLWNPGSITALGSSQMMFGAEFLYTRTTLDSSLPADAFGPAIPTVPIGGSSDSHSGVPVLPTIALVFTEPDSDFAFGLGVFTIGGFGVNYSASATNPLLTPQPPNGFGIGNAYSRLNLLQIAPTVAVQLIDGLSVGFAPTVTMGDLALAPALFAAPDNADGGLPTYSDAQNGRWRYALGFQVGVYLETMSGWNFGASFKSKQWFEEFEFQSAGETGAPRTLTANPEYPMIISLGTSFTGFEGWVSAVDVRYIDYANASVFGDDAAFQADGSVPGLGWDSTVGVALGLQREFQNGVSLRAGYDFGQSPISNDKTGFNVLSSALWNHAVTTGATLPVNHALSMSLAYVHVFEASSNGAIQTPAGPIPGSSVEITQVSDTLSMGFDVKF, from the coding sequence ATGAAAACTCTAATCATCCCCCAAATATTCGCCACCACAGTGGCATTTCTAGTCGCGGGTTCACTGTCCGCTCAAGGGATCGTGCTTCCTGGGGCAGGACCAATCAATCGCTCGATGGGGGGCGCGTCGACAGCCGCTCCGATCGACGCCGCCGGAGCGTTGCTCTGGAATCCCGGTTCGATCACCGCTTTGGGCAGTTCGCAGATGATGTTTGGCGCCGAGTTCCTGTACACGCGGACGACGCTCGATTCGTCGCTGCCAGCCGATGCGTTTGGCCCCGCCATCCCCACAGTCCCGATCGGGGGCTCCAGCGACAGTCACTCGGGCGTTCCCGTGCTGCCAACGATTGCGTTGGTCTTCACCGAGCCCGATTCGGATTTTGCCTTTGGCCTGGGCGTCTTTACGATCGGCGGTTTTGGAGTCAATTACTCCGCCAGCGCAACCAATCCGCTGCTGACGCCTCAGCCCCCCAACGGATTTGGAATCGGCAACGCTTACTCGCGACTGAACCTGCTGCAGATCGCCCCCACCGTCGCGGTGCAACTGATCGACGGCCTGTCGGTCGGATTTGCCCCGACCGTCACGATGGGCGACCTGGCCCTGGCACCAGCGCTGTTCGCCGCACCCGACAATGCTGATGGCGGCCTGCCGACCTATTCCGACGCCCAGAACGGACGCTGGCGATACGCGCTCGGCTTCCAAGTTGGCGTCTATCTGGAAACAATGTCGGGCTGGAACTTTGGCGCTTCGTTCAAGAGCAAGCAATGGTTTGAAGAGTTTGAATTCCAATCGGCCGGAGAGACCGGGGCACCACGGACACTCACCGCCAATCCGGAATATCCGATGATCATCAGCCTCGGCACATCGTTTACCGGATTTGAAGGTTGGGTCAGCGCGGTCGACGTCCGCTACATCGACTACGCCAACGCATCGGTCTTCGGCGACGATGCGGCATTCCAAGCTGACGGCTCGGTGCCGGGACTGGGTTGGGATAGCACCGTCGGGGTCGCCTTGGGCCTGCAACGCGAGTTCCAAAACGGCGTCAGCTTGCGGGCCGGTTACGACTTTGGCCAGTCGCCGATCTCCAACGACAAGACCGGGTTCAACGTCCTGTCGTCGGCGCTTTGGAATCACGCAGTCACCACCGGAGCGACGCTGCCGGTGAACCACGCGTTATCGATGTCGCTGGCCTATGTTCACGTCTTCGAGGCTTCCAGCAACGGAGCGATCCAAACGCCCGCGGGCCCGATTCCGGGTTCATCGGTCGAGATCACCCAGGTCAGCGATACGCTGTCGATGGGCTTTGACGTGAAATTCTAA
- a CDS encoding serine/threonine-protein kinase: protein MTTLLTRVDVEGGTNANLPVISPSNDAISQVLSEFRNETDEEQLDLLTDLIIQDMKLGWRSGCCKELESYLSRWPQLVDRPFAIRRMLAAEITFRAAFARPIPQQLIDQRFPDFAISSEEYESLCETGVQLGAEESYQGTGRFFLLREIGSGGMGVVYMAFDRQRSQRVALKVLPTTSSRSLQYFKREFRSLSDLVHPNLVVLYELFVEANSWFYTMELIDGRDLWKHLGASNFIPLDGALISTDSLNQTKSEISSVQAADPRLHPLPGSHSVASHSATQRVPLDYGMLRQLFAQIADGVGVLHASRKLHRDLKPSNIVVRKDGSLVIVDFGLAIPLDDADDSSQRPRIASDNEITDMHAAGTVPYMSPEQTRGEKLTPASDWFSVGVMLCEALAGQPLFRGARGLILQQKRENYTTPEIHFPDDVPDDLKQLGLGLLSGDPAARPTGSVIGKVLGAATGQATDNKRFDPPEPTGQLPFVGRTSDLEKLTDGLAKMLQGKNVIAHVQGNSGSGKSRLIDHFLEHNRLGAEACILSGRCYEGESVPYKAIDALVDALCRYLLRLTEDQVASMLPRNIASLCRIFPTLNRVEAIARSPRHDSRQREAQEQRRIAFEALRDLLHAIGQRSPLILHVDDMQWGDIDSAASLSELVSGPNPPRLMLLLSYRSENAENNPCLQTLRDVGDADRITLHVGALAIEEARQLALELLPAGIPDAEAIADGIVRESQGIPFFISELTHSHHGDSAPVAADLDEVLYQRIGRLPQQAQKLLEVISVAAQPIRTRVALQSSDMDSSQESLLGLLRTERLIRTTGRDIGDDVCTYHDRIRETVVGRLSSGGRVGHHVRLAQALQQETDSDPEQIGVHFESAGEHAQAGIYYCTAADLAADKLAFNRAVRLYQSSLSLQQLSPAAARQLGTRLADALANAGRGSEAAQQYQAAIDPTDADAALQLERKAAYQYCISGHIPEGRAALARVLQHSGMRLSKSPRRALLSMLGQQAMLRLRGLKFRTRNEDQVDPADLTRIDVAWAASAGLSMFDVVEGASFQTRNLRMALRVGEPTRLARALAWEAAHTSNAGGHTQGRVNKLLGLSKDLAAGTDDPYVHVITALSDGVQHWTNGRWQNSLDALIDAEHRLRNQCAGVAWELDTAHTFILWGLFYLGQMDEFSTRSEAWMTQAKQRGDLYAETTHGSFSVPIAKLVHDDPAAGRIAINDALNKWTYPGFHVQHSIALMANTYIDLYCGNGVDAWNRYEQQWPLLKASNLLHVQTIRMFNLHLRSRAALAAVAQSGNHISGRDANAMLARVERDARSILHSKMAYCIPHGKHLLAGVAAARGNRETATGLLEQAEQGYLAVDMQIFAAAMRWRRGQLIGGDQGDELIRSGQQAMLAQKVQNPTALCDAFAVRLV from the coding sequence TTGACGACCCTTCTGACCCGGGTGGATGTCGAAGGGGGAACCAATGCCAATCTCCCGGTCATCAGTCCTTCAAATGACGCGATTTCCCAGGTTCTAAGCGAGTTTCGGAACGAAACCGATGAAGAGCAGCTGGATCTTCTGACCGATCTGATCATCCAAGACATGAAGCTTGGTTGGCGGAGCGGTTGTTGCAAGGAACTGGAATCCTATCTGAGCCGATGGCCCCAGCTGGTCGATCGCCCGTTTGCGATCCGGCGGATGTTAGCGGCTGAGATCACGTTTCGGGCGGCGTTTGCCCGGCCGATCCCCCAGCAACTGATCGACCAACGTTTTCCCGATTTTGCGATCTCGAGCGAAGAATACGAGTCGCTATGCGAAACCGGGGTCCAGTTGGGGGCGGAGGAGAGCTATCAAGGAACCGGCCGTTTTTTCCTGCTCCGCGAGATCGGATCCGGTGGGATGGGAGTCGTCTACATGGCGTTCGACCGCCAACGCTCCCAACGCGTCGCCTTAAAGGTATTGCCGACGACGAGCAGTCGATCGCTGCAATATTTCAAACGAGAATTCCGATCGCTATCGGATCTGGTCCACCCTAATCTCGTCGTGTTGTATGAACTGTTTGTCGAAGCGAACAGCTGGTTCTACACGATGGAATTGATCGATGGCCGCGATCTGTGGAAACATCTGGGGGCGTCGAATTTCATCCCACTGGACGGGGCGCTGATCTCCACCGATTCGTTGAACCAAACCAAGTCGGAGATCAGCAGTGTGCAAGCTGCCGACCCGCGCCTTCATCCGCTGCCGGGCAGCCATTCGGTCGCCAGCCATTCCGCCACCCAACGCGTGCCGCTGGACTACGGTATGCTGCGTCAATTGTTCGCGCAGATCGCCGATGGGGTCGGGGTGCTGCATGCATCGCGCAAACTGCACCGCGACTTGAAGCCATCGAATATCGTCGTTCGCAAGGATGGCAGCCTGGTGATCGTCGACTTTGGTCTGGCGATTCCGTTGGACGATGCCGACGACAGCTCCCAACGTCCGCGGATCGCGTCGGACAATGAAATCACCGACATGCACGCCGCCGGGACGGTCCCCTACATGTCGCCCGAACAGACGCGAGGCGAAAAGCTAACGCCGGCAAGCGATTGGTTTTCGGTCGGGGTGATGTTGTGCGAAGCCTTGGCGGGGCAGCCGCTGTTTCGGGGAGCGCGCGGATTGATTCTGCAGCAGAAGCGAGAAAACTACACGACCCCCGAGATCCATTTCCCCGACGACGTCCCCGACGATCTGAAGCAACTGGGACTCGGGCTGCTCAGCGGCGATCCGGCAGCGCGGCCGACGGGCAGCGTGATCGGGAAGGTCTTGGGAGCGGCCACGGGACAAGCGACGGACAACAAACGATTCGATCCACCCGAGCCGACGGGACAGCTCCCTTTTGTTGGCCGAACCAGCGACCTGGAAAAACTGACCGACGGCCTTGCCAAAATGCTGCAAGGAAAAAATGTGATCGCCCACGTCCAGGGCAATTCAGGATCGGGAAAGAGTCGCTTGATCGATCACTTCCTCGAACACAACCGCTTGGGGGCCGAAGCCTGCATCCTCAGCGGTCGGTGTTACGAAGGTGAATCGGTCCCCTACAAAGCGATCGATGCACTCGTCGACGCATTGTGCCGGTATCTGCTCCGGTTGACCGAAGATCAGGTTGCGTCGATGCTGCCCCGAAACATCGCCTCGCTCTGCCGCATCTTCCCGACGCTGAATCGGGTGGAGGCGATCGCGCGATCACCGCGGCACGACAGCCGCCAACGAGAGGCCCAGGAGCAGCGCCGGATCGCGTTTGAGGCGCTGCGGGATCTGTTGCATGCCATCGGACAACGATCTCCATTGATATTGCACGTCGACGATATGCAGTGGGGCGACATCGACAGCGCGGCGAGTCTGTCGGAGCTGGTCTCGGGTCCCAACCCGCCGCGGCTGATGTTGCTGCTGAGTTATCGCAGCGAAAATGCCGAGAACAATCCGTGCTTGCAGACGCTGCGCGACGTGGGCGATGCCGATCGGATCACGCTGCATGTCGGCGCTCTTGCGATCGAAGAAGCGCGGCAACTGGCGCTGGAGTTGCTGCCGGCGGGGATTCCTGATGCCGAAGCGATTGCCGATGGAATCGTCCGCGAATCGCAAGGCATTCCGTTCTTCATCTCGGAATTGACGCACAGCCACCACGGCGACAGCGCGCCCGTCGCTGCCGATCTGGACGAGGTCCTGTACCAGCGGATCGGTCGGCTGCCCCAACAGGCGCAAAAACTCTTGGAAGTGATCTCGGTCGCCGCCCAGCCGATCCGAACCCGCGTTGCACTGCAGTCGTCCGATATGGACAGTTCCCAGGAGAGTCTGCTGGGGCTGCTGCGGACCGAGCGATTGATCCGCACGACCGGACGCGATATCGGTGACGACGTCTGCACCTACCACGATCGCATTCGAGAGACGGTCGTCGGGCGTCTATCGAGCGGAGGGCGCGTCGGCCATCACGTGCGATTGGCTCAGGCCTTGCAACAGGAGACCGATTCCGACCCCGAACAGATCGGCGTTCACTTTGAATCGGCGGGAGAGCATGCCCAGGCGGGGATCTACTACTGCACGGCGGCCGATCTGGCGGCCGACAAGCTGGCGTTCAACCGCGCCGTGCGGCTGTACCAATCGAGCCTGTCGCTGCAACAGCTCTCGCCAGCCGCAGCGCGCCAGCTGGGGACTCGTTTAGCCGACGCGCTGGCCAACGCGGGGCGTGGCAGCGAAGCGGCCCAACAGTACCAAGCGGCGATCGATCCGACCGACGCGGACGCCGCCTTGCAGCTGGAACGCAAAGCGGCCTACCAATATTGCATCAGCGGACACATCCCCGAAGGCCGCGCGGCGCTCGCCCGCGTTCTGCAGCACAGCGGAATGCGGCTTTCGAAATCGCCGCGTCGGGCGCTACTGTCGATGCTCGGCCAGCAAGCGATGCTGCGGCTGCGCGGTCTGAAATTCCGAACCCGCAACGAGGATCAAGTCGATCCGGCCGACCTCACGCGGATCGACGTCGCCTGGGCCGCGTCGGCCGGCCTGAGCATGTTTGATGTCGTCGAAGGGGCCAGCTTTCAAACGCGAAACCTGCGGATGGCGCTGCGGGTTGGCGAGCCGACTCGCCTGGCCCGCGCGCTGGCATGGGAAGCAGCACACACCTCCAACGCTGGAGGCCACACACAAGGTCGCGTCAACAAACTGTTAGGACTTTCCAAAGACCTAGCTGCCGGAACCGACGATCCCTACGTGCATGTGATCACAGCCCTTTCCGATGGCGTCCAACATTGGACCAACGGACGCTGGCAAAATTCCCTCGACGCATTGATCGATGCCGAACATCGGCTGCGGAACCAGTGCGCCGGCGTCGCCTGGGAACTGGACACAGCCCACACCTTCATCCTCTGGGGACTCTTCTACCTGGGGCAGATGGATGAATTCAGCACCCGTTCCGAAGCCTGGATGACCCAGGCCAAGCAGCGCGGAGACCTGTACGCCGAAACGACCCACGGTTCGTTCAGCGTGCCGATTGCAAAATTGGTGCATGACGATCCAGCGGCCGGGCGGATTGCGATCAACGATGCGCTAAACAAATGGACCTACCCGGGATTCCATGTTCAGCACAGTATCGCCCTGATGGCCAACACCTACATCGATCTCTACTGCGGAAACGGCGTCGATGCATGGAACCGCTACGAACAGCAATGGCCTCTGCTAAAGGCGTCCAACCTGCTGCATGTGCAAACCATCCGGATGTTCAACCTGCATCTGCGAAGTCGCGCGGCGCTGGCTGCGGTCGCCCAATCGGGCAACCACATCTCCGGACGCGACGCCAACGCGATGCTGGCTCGGGTGGAACGCGACGCGCGATCGATCCTCCATTCGAAGATGGCCTACTGTATCCCCCACGGAAAACATCTGTTGGCGGGAGTCGCCGCGGCGCGGGGCAACCGCGAGACGGCGACCGGATTGTTGGAACAAGCCGAACAAGGCTATCTGGCTGTCGACATGCAGATCTTCGCCGCCGCCATGCGTTGGCGACGCGGGCAGCTGATAGGCGGCGATCAAGGCGATGAACTGATCCGCAGCGGGCAGCAAGCGATGCTGGCGCAAAAGGTTCAAAACCCCACAGCCCTATGCGACGCTTTTGCCGTCAGGCTGGTCTAG
- a CDS encoding alpha/beta hydrolase family protein — protein sequence MKSVPPALLLVLGIFGTATADESIQTRSLKPAAQTPTATSNLQWSNDPERRLVSWPQDPAAAMVAGIDRFLLHQLDAAAQSRPQHWRDADSVAKNVRFLSQQLGLEPQRYPSDLQWDSPPQLRSDRFEVHAVRWPVLSHPAPPSVVEPGTPAGLQLQPSLWGEGLLWLPRQANGSSVVMLSHDGEPSLWSDPIAVDQRVRCEALAAQGFTVLEVATTGHDRIQHGGAKLPRREFLNRTAFELGRTLVGYEIQTVQSAIDWLAQQPAATEVADAKITLAGWGEGGRTALLCGVLEPRIDLTIVAGYFGPRDLVWQEPADRNVFGLQNRFADAELAVAIAPRKLVVQTEPRFTLEESGDAGAAPAQWQSPSREEAQREFDRIASVLAGIGQPAGTPPHAKLISDETSDLLNDIICPSLKLPVPPAVAVKYAKTEANGTEASDDRTAIDRRARRLAMIDRYNQELLEESEYERGKFMNLGHSRTIANNAHNKLDTSSPAAYEKSVERFRQIFRQEVVGWYDQPRLAANARSMPTHQGEGWTGHDVVLDVFPDVFAYGVLLVPDNIPAGEQRPVVVCQHGLEGQPRDTFADNHRAYHDYAAKLAEAGYIVFAPQNPYKGKDAFRTLQRKSYPVGKTLFSIIASQHQQLLDWLKTIPSVDPQRIAFYGLSYGGKSAMRLPALLPDYCLSICSADFNDWIWKNASTRARYSYIGTGEYEIYEFGLGKTFNYAEMAALIAPRPFMVERGHYDGVGPDDRVAKEFAKARFLYAARLKMPERCEIEWFDGPHMINAVGSFEFLDRHLRSGGDTPQPSEN from the coding sequence ATGAAAAGTGTTCCGCCTGCGCTGCTGTTAGTGCTGGGAATTTTCGGTACCGCCACGGCGGACGAATCGATCCAAACGAGGTCTCTCAAGCCGGCGGCTCAAACGCCAACGGCAACCTCCAATCTCCAGTGGTCCAACGATCCGGAGCGGCGTTTGGTGTCGTGGCCCCAAGATCCCGCCGCGGCGATGGTCGCCGGGATCGATCGGTTCCTGTTGCACCAGCTCGATGCGGCGGCCCAGTCGCGGCCACAACACTGGCGAGATGCCGATTCGGTCGCCAAAAACGTTCGCTTTCTGAGCCAGCAACTGGGACTGGAACCGCAGCGTTACCCAAGCGACCTGCAATGGGATTCCCCGCCGCAACTTCGCAGCGACCGCTTCGAAGTCCATGCCGTCCGCTGGCCCGTCCTCTCTCATCCCGCCCCTCCCAGTGTCGTCGAACCGGGCACGCCCGCCGGCTTGCAACTGCAACCATCGCTGTGGGGCGAAGGCCTGCTGTGGCTGCCTCGCCAAGCCAACGGATCGTCCGTCGTGATGCTCTCCCACGATGGCGAACCGTCGCTTTGGTCCGATCCGATTGCCGTCGACCAACGCGTCCGATGCGAGGCGCTCGCCGCCCAGGGCTTCACCGTTTTGGAAGTTGCCACGACCGGACACGACCGGATCCAGCATGGCGGAGCCAAATTGCCACGGCGAGAATTCCTTAATCGAACCGCCTTTGAACTAGGGCGAACCTTGGTCGGCTACGAAATTCAAACCGTCCAATCGGCGATCGATTGGCTGGCTCAACAGCCTGCGGCAACCGAAGTCGCCGACGCCAAAATCACCCTCGCCGGCTGGGGCGAAGGGGGCCGAACAGCGCTGCTTTGCGGAGTGCTGGAACCGCGGATCGACCTGACGATCGTCGCCGGTTACTTTGGACCGCGCGACCTCGTCTGGCAAGAGCCAGCCGACCGCAACGTCTTCGGTCTGCAGAACCGATTCGCCGACGCGGAACTCGCCGTCGCGATCGCGCCGCGAAAACTTGTCGTCCAAACCGAGCCCCGCTTCACGCTCGAAGAATCGGGGGATGCCGGCGCCGCGCCCGCCCAATGGCAATCGCCCAGCCGCGAAGAAGCGCAGCGGGAGTTCGACCGGATCGCAAGCGTGCTCGCGGGGATCGGCCAACCAGCGGGGACGCCGCCACACGCCAAACTGATCTCCGACGAAACGTCCGATCTACTGAACGACATCATCTGCCCATCACTAAAACTGCCGGTCCCGCCAGCGGTCGCGGTGAAGTACGCAAAGACCGAGGCCAACGGAACGGAGGCTTCCGATGATCGAACAGCGATCGATCGGCGAGCTCGACGACTGGCGATGATCGATCGCTACAACCAAGAGTTGCTGGAAGAGAGCGAATACGAGCGCGGCAAGTTCATGAACCTGGGACACTCGCGCACGATCGCCAACAACGCTCACAACAAACTCGATACGTCCTCCCCCGCCGCTTACGAAAAATCGGTGGAGCGGTTCCGCCAGATCTTTCGCCAAGAAGTCGTCGGTTGGTACGACCAGCCGCGATTGGCGGCCAACGCCCGATCGATGCCAACCCACCAAGGCGAAGGCTGGACGGGGCACGACGTCGTCTTGGATGTCTTCCCCGATGTCTTTGCGTACGGCGTGCTGCTAGTCCCCGACAACATCCCCGCGGGAGAGCAGCGTCCGGTCGTCGTCTGCCAACATGGACTGGAAGGGCAACCGCGTGACACCTTTGCCGACAACCATCGCGCCTATCACGACTATGCGGCCAAACTGGCCGAGGCGGGCTACATCGTCTTCGCGCCACAGAACCCTTACAAAGGCAAAGACGCGTTCCGCACGCTGCAACGTAAATCGTACCCCGTCGGCAAGACGCTGTTTTCGATCATCGCGTCGCAGCACCAACAGTTACTCGACTGGTTGAAAACGATCCCCAGCGTCGATCCCCAGCGGATCGCGTTTTACGGTTTGTCATACGGGGGCAAATCGGCGATGCGATTGCCTGCCTTGCTGCCCGATTATTGCCTGTCGATCTGTAGCGCCGACTTCAACGACTGGATCTGGAAAAACGCCTCGACCCGAGCCCGATACAGCTACATCGGCACCGGGGAATACGAGATCTATGAGTTTGGTCTGGGGAAGACCTTCAACTATGCAGAGATGGCGGCACTGATCGCGCCGCGGCCGTTCATGGTCGAACGAGGGCATTACGATGGCGTAGGGCCGGACGATCGCGTGGCGAAGGAGTTTGCCAAAGCGAGATTCCTGTACGCGGCGCGGTTGAAGATGCCCGAGCGATGCGAGATCGAATGGTTCGACGGACCGCACATGATCAACGCCGTCGGCAGCTTTGAATTCCTCGATCGCCATCTGCGAAGCGGCGGCGACACACCGCAGCCGTCGGAAAATTAA